A part of Entelurus aequoreus isolate RoL-2023_Sb linkage group LG10, RoL_Eaeq_v1.1, whole genome shotgun sequence genomic DNA contains:
- the dnajb9a gene encoding dnaJ homolog subfamily B member 9a yields the protein MANAQSALKLAVCLLVVTELLLAKKNYYHILGVPEDATERQVKKAFHRLAMRHHPDRNNSPDAEATFRDIAEAYETLSDATRRREYDQFGGSAPFFTGDTQQRQRAHQSFSFKLDDIFKDFDIHSHNRHARHRRHFDEHSPREPHGRRKRHFQGAGFFDDVLDDVERMFTLRRHPKQSQNVFDGTSKQHCRTVTQRRGNMVTTYTDCTAS from the exons ATGGCCAACGCACAGTCCGCCTTAAAGCTGGCCGTGTGCCTCCTGGTGGTCACAGAGCTGCTTCTGGCCAAGAAGAATTACTACCACATTCTGGGAGTGCCTGAGGACGCCACCGAGCGGCAGGTAAAGAAAGCTTTCCACAGGCTGGCTATGAGGCATCACCCTGATAGGAACAACAGTCCGGATGCAGAAGCCACATTCAGGGACATTGCTGAAG CTTACGAAACGTTATCAGATGCAACCCGAAGACGCGAGTATGATCAGTTTGGTGGCAGCGCTCCTTTTTTCACCGGCGACACGCAGCAGAGGCAGAGAGCCCACCAGTCCTTCAGCTTCAAATTGGACGACATATTCAAGGATTTTGACATCCACAGCCACAACCGGCACGCCCGCCACAGAAGACACTTTGACGAGCACTCCCCACGGGAGCCGCACGGTCGACGCAAGAGACATTTTCAAGGGGCGGGTTTCTTTGACGACGTGTTGGACGACGTCGAGCGAATGTTTACCTTGCGCAGACACCCGAAGCAGAGCCAGAACGTGTTTGACGGCACGTCCAAGCAGCACTGCAGGACGGTGACGCAGCGCAGAGGAAACATGGTGACCACATACACGGACTGCACTGCATCCTAA